From the genome of Candidatus Electrothrix communis, one region includes:
- a CDS encoding epoxyqueuosine reductase QueH — MKVLLHTCCGPCTVYPLEVLRSQGHEVSGYFFNPNIHPFREFKRRMNALVEFSEKKDFKVAIDRNYGLTEYLRQVVFHENERCGLCYDIRLEAVAERAAAQGFDAFTTTLLYSKYQRHAMIQEKSEALARKFSVQFLYQDFREGWQQGIDESIAMDLYRQPYCGCIYSEQERYDKKMRKK; from the coding sequence ATGAAGGTACTGCTCCATACCTGCTGCGGCCCCTGCACGGTCTACCCGCTAGAGGTGTTGCGCAGCCAGGGGCATGAGGTTAGCGGCTATTTCTTTAACCCTAATATTCACCCCTTTCGTGAGTTTAAACGGCGGATGAATGCCCTGGTTGAATTTTCCGAAAAAAAAGATTTCAAGGTAGCCATTGACCGTAACTACGGCTTAACAGAATATCTCCGCCAGGTTGTTTTTCATGAAAACGAGCGGTGCGGCCTCTGTTATGATATACGTCTTGAGGCCGTTGCAGAACGGGCTGCTGCTCAAGGCTTTGATGCCTTTACAACCACTCTGCTCTACTCAAAATATCAGCGTCATGCGATGATTCAGGAAAAATCCGAGGCCTTGGCGCGGAAATTTTCTGTCCAGTTTCTCTATCAGGATTTTCGTGAAGGCTGGCAACAGGGAATTGATGAATCCATTGCAATGGATTTGTATCGCCAGCCTTATTGCGGTTGTATTTACAGTGAGCAGGAACGGTATGATAAAAAGATGCGAAAAAAATAA
- a CDS encoding sigma 54-interacting transcriptional regulator, with protein MTTDLHTLIRNQDLARQDLSCLYEITKILATGTDLQESLNSVVRVLADMKEMENGTVTIVNPLTRELEIEIACGITAIAQKKGKYKLGEGITGRVVSTGEPVIVPRIGEEPLFLNRTGIRSNEEKKKSSFICVPIKVTFENSEQKVFTQDIHSQPDNLSIGALSVDRYYEKEFGSQSEQDLRFLTIVSALIAQAVHRVQVINREKEALQQENQRLRRELSAKNRLSDIIGNSSRMQEVFEMTHRVADSNATVLLRGESGTGKSLVAKALHHNSRRADKPFLVVNCSALPENLLESELFGHERGAFTGAEHRKKGRFEQAEGGTLFLDEIGEISTTVQIKLLNVIQERCFQRLGGTEIIKADIRLVAATNRNLEEAVLEGVFREDLYYRLNVFPVHLPPLRERRTDILLLAEYFLEQFCKENNKRIERISTTAIDLLIKYHWPGNVRELQNCMERSVLICDSNTISSVHLPPTLQSSETVSTDSQLSLAGAVESFERELIIDALKHTNGNQTKAAARLETSLRIINYKIHNYGIDPKQFKVKS; from the coding sequence AAACGGTACCGTAACTATCGTTAATCCATTGACCAGAGAACTGGAAATTGAGATTGCCTGTGGGATTACAGCAATAGCGCAAAAGAAAGGAAAATATAAACTGGGTGAGGGGATCACCGGTCGAGTTGTTTCCACCGGTGAACCGGTGATTGTTCCCCGGATCGGTGAAGAGCCCTTATTCCTCAATAGAACCGGAATCCGGAGTAACGAGGAGAAAAAGAAAAGTTCTTTTATCTGCGTACCTATCAAGGTCACTTTTGAAAACTCCGAACAAAAGGTTTTTACTCAGGATATCCATAGCCAGCCAGATAATCTATCCATAGGCGCCTTGTCTGTTGATCGATATTATGAAAAAGAATTCGGCTCGCAATCAGAACAGGATTTGCGTTTTCTCACCATTGTCAGCGCGTTGATCGCCCAGGCTGTACACAGGGTTCAGGTCATAAACAGAGAAAAAGAGGCTCTCCAGCAGGAAAATCAGCGCCTCCGCAGGGAGTTATCCGCCAAGAACCGCCTGAGTGATATTATTGGAAATTCTTCACGGATGCAGGAAGTGTTTGAAATGACGCATCGGGTTGCGGATTCCAATGCCACTGTTCTGCTACGAGGTGAATCCGGTACCGGTAAATCCTTGGTTGCCAAGGCATTGCATCATAATTCTCGCCGAGCAGATAAACCCTTCTTGGTGGTTAACTGCTCCGCCCTCCCTGAAAATCTTCTGGAAAGCGAGCTGTTCGGGCATGAAAGAGGGGCCTTTACCGGGGCGGAACATCGAAAGAAAGGGCGATTTGAACAGGCCGAAGGTGGAACCCTTTTCCTGGACGAAATCGGCGAGATCAGCACCACTGTCCAGATAAAGCTTCTCAATGTGATTCAGGAACGCTGCTTTCAGCGTCTCGGAGGAACTGAAATTATTAAAGCGGATATTCGCCTTGTTGCGGCCACCAACCGCAATCTTGAGGAGGCCGTGCTTGAAGGCGTGTTCCGAGAGGATCTGTATTACAGGCTCAATGTCTTTCCTGTGCATCTCCCTCCCCTCCGAGAACGGCGGACAGATATCCTGCTGCTGGCGGAATATTTTCTGGAGCAATTTTGCAAAGAAAATAATAAACGGATTGAACGGATATCGACCACAGCTATTGACCTGCTGATTAAATATCATTGGCCGGGCAATGTCCGTGAATTACAAAACTGCATGGAACGGTCCGTACTTATCTGTGATTCTAACACGATAAGCTCGGTCCATCTCCCCCCTACCCTGCAAAGTTCAGAAACGGTGAGCACTGACAGCCAACTCTCTTTGGCCGGTGCGGTAGAGAGCTTTGAGCGGGAGCTGATTATTGATGCACTTAAGCATACCAACGGCAACCAAACCAAGGCGGCAGCCCGCTTGGAAACAAGCCTCCGGATCATTAATTATAAAATACATAATTACGGGATTGATCCGAAGCAGTTCAAGGTAAAATCATGA